A stretch of Vigna angularis cultivar LongXiaoDou No.4 chromosome 4, ASM1680809v1, whole genome shotgun sequence DNA encodes these proteins:
- the LOC108329985 gene encoding bidirectional sugar transporter SWEET10, whose product MAINHETWAFVFGLLGNVISFMVFLAPLPTFYQIYKKKTAEGFQSLPYVVALFSSMLWIYYALVKKDASLLLITINSFGCVIESIYLLIFLVYAPSKTRLSTIKLLLLLNVFGFGAMLLSTLYFTKGSKRLSVIGWICLVFNISVFAAPLCILKRVIQTKSVEFMPFSLSFFLTVNAVMWFFYGLLLKDYYIALPNTLGFVFGIIQMVLYLVYRNAKPKTLEEPTKLQELNGHIVDVVKLGTMTPSEPNHVTKSGAVTETASNV is encoded by the exons ATGGCCATTAACCATGAAACTTGGGCTTTTGTTTTTGGCCTTCTAG GCAACGTCATCTCCTTCATGGTGTTCCTTGCTCCATT ACCAACATTTTACCAAATCTACAAGAAGAAAACTGCAGAAGGATTTCAATCGCTGCCATATGTTGTTGCACTGTTCAGCTCAATGCTCTGGATTTACTACGCACTCGTGAAGAAGGATGCTAGCCTCCTTCTTATTACCATTAACTCCTTTGGATGTGTGATTGAGTCAATTTACCTTCTCATCTTCCTAGTTTATGCCCCAAGTAAAACCAGG CTTTCGACCATCAAGCTTCTTCTCTTGTTGAATGTTTTTGGGTTCGGAGCCATGCTTCTTTCAACCCTCTACTTTACAAAAGGATCCAAACGTCTTTCTGTTATTGGATGGATTTGCCTAGTTTTCAACATTAGTGTGTTTGCTGCTCCTCTCTGCATTCTG AAACGTGTGATCCAAACCAAGAGCGTGGAATTCATGCCTTTCAGTTTGTCCTTCTTTTTGACTGTAAATGCTGTCATGTGGTTCTTCTATGGCCTTCTTCTCAAGGACTACTACATCGCT CTCCCAAATACGCTTGGATTTGTGTTTGGGATAATTCAGATGGTGCTGTATTTGGTTTATAGAAACGCAAAGCCAAAGACATTGGAGGAGCCAACCAAGTTACAGGAACTAAATGGCCATATTGTTGACGTGGTGAAGTTGGGAACAATGACACCCTCAGAGCCGAATCATGTCACAAAAAGTGGTGCTGTGACGGAGACAGCTAGCAACGTTTGA